The following are from one region of the Jatrophihabitans telluris genome:
- a CDS encoding EAL domain-containing protein: MHFKRPPRHFSGVSARRAGSLFGSVEIVLQPIVDVTTGSLVAAEALARFPNNPDTSVDETFALAYANGRGADLEAACLRSALRTKRAELPADVALTVNVSPNALDHAAVQSALAVDLTGVIIEITEHVASDLDVLRARLEELRSRGAQIAVDDASTGYAGLLRLTALRPDFVKLDRGLVRGARGSLEQSAVIEALVRLSHRMGARVLGEGVETLDDLTALAELDVDLAQGFYICEPTADLPVELPDAMESCRIARGELMRNENSAVPVADPIGIRRVTAALAASVQLADLQAALGSAAVNLGIDVISLSTLTGGRGLREVSCSGARVDPKLYRLADYPETKHALETGEMLEVHLADPFSDRAERAVMQADGTASMLLTPVIGRGQRLGVLEFRHGAHRRWSSHDLTQARILSEHIASVLLRMSLRTGPAVAVAG; this comes from the coding sequence ATGCATTTCAAACGACCTCCGCGTCACTTCAGCGGCGTTTCCGCGCGGCGCGCCGGATCGCTGTTCGGCTCGGTCGAGATCGTGCTTCAGCCGATCGTCGACGTGACGACGGGTTCGCTGGTCGCGGCCGAGGCCCTGGCCCGCTTCCCCAACAACCCCGACACGTCGGTGGACGAGACCTTCGCCCTCGCTTACGCCAACGGACGCGGCGCCGACCTGGAAGCGGCCTGCCTGCGCTCGGCACTGCGGACCAAACGGGCCGAGTTGCCCGCCGATGTGGCACTCACCGTCAACGTCAGCCCGAACGCCCTTGATCATGCGGCGGTCCAGAGCGCCCTCGCGGTCGACCTCACCGGCGTGATCATCGAGATCACCGAACACGTCGCCAGCGACCTCGACGTGCTGCGCGCCCGGCTGGAGGAACTGCGTTCGCGCGGTGCCCAGATCGCCGTCGACGACGCCAGCACCGGCTACGCCGGACTGCTGCGGCTGACCGCCTTGCGCCCGGACTTCGTCAAGCTCGACCGCGGACTGGTCCGCGGCGCGCGGGGCAGCCTGGAACAGTCGGCCGTCATCGAGGCGCTCGTCCGGTTGTCCCACCGCATGGGCGCGCGTGTCCTCGGCGAAGGCGTGGAGACACTGGACGACTTGACCGCTCTGGCCGAGCTGGACGTCGACCTCGCGCAGGGCTTCTACATCTGCGAACCGACGGCCGATCTTCCCGTCGAGCTGCCCGACGCGATGGAATCCTGCCGGATCGCCCGGGGCGAACTGATGCGCAACGAGAACTCGGCGGTGCCCGTCGCTGATCCGATCGGCATCCGCCGGGTCACGGCCGCGCTGGCCGCCAGTGTCCAGTTGGCCGACCTGCAGGCCGCGCTCGGCAGCGCCGCGGTGAATCTCGGGATCGACGTCATCTCGTTGTCGACGCTGACCGGCGGTCGTGGGTTGCGCGAAGTCAGCTGCTCGGGCGCCCGGGTTGATCCCAAGCTCTACCGGCTGGCCGACTACCCCGAGACCAAGCACGCGCTGGAGACCGGCGAGATGCTCGAGGTGCACCTGGCCGACCCGTTCTCCGACCGGGCCGAGCGAGCCGTGATGCAGGCTGACGGAACCGCGAGCATGCTGCTCACGCCGGTCATCGGGCGCGGGCAGCGACTGGGTGTGCTGGAGTTCCGCCACGGCGCGCACCGGCGCTGGAGCAGCCACGATCTGACGCAGGCCCGCATCCTGTCCGAGCACATCGCCAGCGTGCTGCTGCGCATGTCACTGCGCACCGGTCCCGCGGTCGCGGTGGCCGGCTGA
- a CDS encoding GNAT family N-acetyltransferase yields the protein MHGELVRLRPVRGSDVSELLRILRTEEVWRRWGEEGARPGWPFDDPDAVRYAILRHDAVRGLIQYEEETEPMYRHASIDIFLDPAVHGQGLGRDSVRTVVRHLLGARGHHRIVIDPAADNEAAIRCYSAVGFRPVGLMRRYELAPDGSGWHDGLLMDLLAGEVT from the coding sequence CTGCACGGGGAACTCGTCAGGTTGCGACCGGTGCGCGGCTCTGATGTCTCGGAACTGCTGCGGATCCTTCGCACCGAGGAGGTATGGCGACGGTGGGGCGAGGAGGGCGCGCGGCCGGGCTGGCCCTTCGACGACCCGGACGCGGTTCGCTACGCGATCCTCAGGCACGACGCGGTGCGCGGGTTGATCCAGTACGAGGAGGAGACCGAACCGATGTATCGCCACGCGAGCATCGACATCTTCCTCGACCCGGCGGTACACGGCCAGGGCCTGGGACGCGACAGCGTCCGAACGGTGGTGCGGCATTTGCTCGGCGCGCGCGGACATCACCGCATCGTGATCGATCCGGCGGCCGACAACGAGGCCGCGATTCGTTGCTATTCCGCCGTGGGATTCCGTCCGGTCGGACTGATGCGCCGCTACGAGCTGGCCCCGGACGGCAGCGGCTGGCACGACGGGTTGCTGATGGACCTGCTTGCCGGCGAGGTCACCTGA
- a CDS encoding NADPH-dependent FMN reductase, producing MNGDARGLSDSGIRVLLITGSTRRGSTNAAALATLAHVRPPGVRAQLYDGLAKLPAFNPDDDQPPYPAEVAHLRNEIAAADALIFCTPEYAGTLPGSFKNLLDWTVGGTEISAKPVCWINVGAAGRGRGAIATLEVVLGYLGVEVLDAACRQVPVGREDAGADGLISDPAVTAELRGIWSTLLNRLAPSHD from the coding sequence ATGAACGGCGATGCACGCGGGTTGAGCGACTCGGGGATCCGGGTACTGCTGATCACCGGTAGCACCCGCCGCGGATCGACGAACGCCGCAGCGCTCGCCACGCTGGCCCACGTGCGGCCACCCGGCGTGCGGGCCCAGCTCTACGACGGGCTGGCCAAGCTCCCCGCGTTCAACCCCGACGACGACCAGCCGCCCTATCCGGCCGAAGTCGCCCACCTGCGCAACGAGATCGCCGCCGCGGACGCGCTGATCTTCTGCACGCCGGAGTACGCCGGGACGCTGCCCGGCAGCTTCAAGAACCTGCTCGACTGGACGGTGGGCGGCACGGAGATCTCCGCCAAGCCGGTGTGCTGGATCAACGTCGGCGCGGCCGGACGCGGCCGGGGTGCCATCGCCACGCTGGAGGTCGTGCTCGGTTACCTCGGAGTGGAGGTCCTCGACGCGGCCTGCCGACAGGTACCGGTCGGACGAGAGGACGCCGGCGCCGATGGGCTGATCTCGGACCCGGCGGTCACCGCCGAACTACGGGGGATCTGGTCGACCCTGCTGAATCGGCTGGCACCCTCGCACGACTGA